In Polypterus senegalus isolate Bchr_013 chromosome 12, ASM1683550v1, whole genome shotgun sequence, the following are encoded in one genomic region:
- the srsf7a gene encoding serine and arginine rich splicing factor 7a yields the protein MSYYSSSRSSSRSSDCKVYVGDLGSGAAKGELERAFSYYGPLRSVWVARNPPGFAFVEYEDSRDAVDAVKGMDGKVLCGSRIRVELSTGMSRKTRYGRPSRRHFDPNDRCYQCGERGHYAYDCYRYNNKRSGGRRSRSRSRSRSRSRSRSRGNRYNRSRSRSNDRYHSPSYSKRKSRSGSPARSKSRTPVRSRSRSRSASHSRARSASRSRSRSQSRSPTPKRESRSRTPTPQESPNHEEAE from the exons ATGTCTTACTATTCCTCATCACGTAGTTCCTCGCGCTCTTCTGATTGTAAGGTATATGTTGGTGACTTGGGTAGTGGAGCTGCGAAGGGAGAGCTTGAGAGGGCTTTCAGTTACTATGGTCCTCTGCGCAGTGTATGGGTAGCACGCAACCCTCCTGGCTTTGCTTTTGTGGAATATGAAGACTCCCGAGATGCAGTTGATGCTGTTAAGGGAATGGATGGAAA gGTGCTTTGTGGCTCACGTATTCGTGTAGAACTGTCCACAGGAATGTCCAGGAAGACACGATATGGCCGCCCGAGTCGAAGACACTTTGACCCTAATGACCGATGTTACCAATGTGGTGAGCGAGGCCACTATGCATATGACTGCTACCGTTACAACAACAAAAGAAGTGGAGGGCGCCGTAGCAG GTCTCGGTCCCGATCTCGGTCCAGGTCCCGTTCACGGTCCAGAGGGAACCGCTATAATCGTTCTCGTAGTCGCAGCAATGATCG GTATCACTCTCCATCTTATTCTAAGAGGAAAAGCAG GTCTGGCTCCCCAGCACGATCCAAGTCCCGAACTCCAGTGAGAAG CCGATCAAGATCCAGATCTGCTTCTCACTCCAGAGCACGGTCCGCATCCAGGTCTAGATCACGGTCCCAATCACGATCCCCTACTCCTAAAAGAGAAAG CCGTTCCAGAACCCCAACCCCTCAAGAAAGTCCAAATCATGAAGAGGCCGAATGA